Proteins from a single region of Melanotaenia boesemani isolate fMelBoe1 chromosome 3, fMelBoe1.pri, whole genome shotgun sequence:
- the rereb gene encoding arginine-glutamic acid dipeptide repeats protein isoform X1 codes for MDDLFSPRRSLNSTQGEIRVGPSHQAKLPELQPRPAPAPQTQTEKEELMWTPGVNDCDLLMYLRAARSMAAFAGMCDGGSTEDGCLAASRDDTTLNALNMLHASHYDAAKALQRLVKKPLPKLIEKFWSEDDLKRFIKGLRQYGKNFFRIRKDFLPTKKTGELITFYYHWKKTPEAAGTRAYRQQRRQPSSRKAKTRSAPAPDNISSRNYSAVDASSASEDDLDSEDSEQEIKSCSHCGTTSSKDWHQAGRDSRLLCTSCRTYENKHGCLPPAPKSASGSFLFKPVKAEEEVNSKHGMRTRRSRAPQLSSLRSGHRRLTGSPTREDQQSCNQPSLSGAISNSLRSSSMDNKNDSTKRTNKKIKEEVTLPKTTKRVRESPALEPDEPEKLTPKRAKIQDTRGTRTEAEEESSSESRSAQDDGSDTKDIDQDNRSSSPSIPSPQQGNESDSDSSAQPNGIPSEPVAPAPVLADTPVPQAVSSQVTTIALQPTQTMPSANPAQSPSPPSPDPPQPATGQTSSTAGGSSRSPPSTHTLSGPRPHPSALGQEAPLSPAFHIPPALNSTQPHGSSQTPQRPPPFFKETQLPQPPLTGPQIKPPPTTPIPPSHKQLPHPSAAPFPQMPSNLPPPPALKPLNSLPNQHPPGAPPPPLQLMPHPLPAHSLPAQLPVISKAPTHSGKGTSSSHPQATASLPLTSVTSSTVGPAPSLQPSCPPLPVRPSSNAAPMGSQVPIKEEPLDEIEEAESPLSPPRSPSPEPTIVNMASHASQSAQFIKHFDRGYNSCARTDLFFTPLLSSKLARKREEATERSRREPELSARHEREREKERERERETDRSARASSSSHESRINEVQMVAQSHGRPSFEQPPTTVAAVPPYIGPDTPALRTLSDYARPHVMSPTNRNHPFYVSLSPGDPMLAYHMPGLYTAEPSLRERELRNLRERELRERMKPGFEVKPPDLETLHPSTNPMEHFARHGALGLPHIPGPPHPFAPFHPGLNHLERERMVLAGHQLRPELSYAERLTAERLHAERMASVATDPAARLQMLNVTPHHHQHSHIHSHLHLHQQDPLSQGSSPHPLVDPLATGPRLARFPFPGAPLPNPLLSELPHDHEMLRHPLFGAAYPRELQGPIPQMSASHQLQAMHAQSAELQRMAMEQQWLHGHHLHGGPIPSQEDYYSRLKKEGDKPS; via the exons ATGGACGACCTGTTCAGTCCGCGCAG AAGCCTCAACAGCACACAGGGTGAGATAAGAGTGGGACCAAGCCATCAG GCTAAGCTCCCAGAGTTGCAGCCGCGACCTGCACCTGCCCCACAGACTCAAACAGAGAAGGAGGAGCTCATGTGGACGCCTGGAGTCAATGACTGTGACCTTCTCATGTACCTCAGAGCAGCCAG GAGTATGGCAGCATTTGCTGGGATGTGTGATGGTGGCTCTACGGAGGATGGATGTTTAGCAGCCTCCCGTGATGACACCACGCTCAACGCTCTCAACATG CTCCATGCAAGCCATTATGATGCTGCAAAAGCTCTCCAACGTCTGGTCAAGAAGCCATTACCAAAACTTATTGAAAAATTCTGGTCAGAAGATGATCTG AAACGCTTCATCAAAGGCCTGAGACAATATGGAAAAAATTTCTTTCGCATTCGGAAAGACTTTCTGCCCACCAAAAAGACT GGAGAGCTCATCACTTTTTATTACCACTGGAAGAAAACGCCAGAGGCCGCAGGAACAAGAGCTTATCGACAGCAACGCCGCCAGCCGTCCTCTCGTAAAGCAAAGACTCGCTCTGCGCCAGCTCCTGACAACATTTCCTCTCGAAATTACTCAG CAGTGGATGCAAGTTCTGCCAGCGAGGATGATCTTGACAGTGAAGACAGCGAACAGGAAATCAAGAGCTGTAGCCACTGTGGTACAACAA GCTCAAAGGATTGGCATCAGGCTGGAAGAGACAGCCGCTTGCTCTGCACGAGTTGTCGCACATATGAGAACAAACATGGATGTCTGCCGCCAGCTCCAAAATCTGCAAGCGGTTCATTCCTGTTCAAACCTGTTAAAGCGGAAGAAGAGGTGAACAGCAAGCATGGCATGAGGACTCGTCGTAGCAGAGCACCT CAGTTGTCATCTTTAAGAAGTGGCCACAGGAGGCTCACAGGCTCTCCTACCAGGGAAGATCAGCAGTCCTGTAATCAGCCCTCCCTAAGTGGAGCAATCTCTAATTCTCTGAGATCATCTTCCATGGATAATAAGAATGACTCCACAAAGAGAACAAATAAG AAGATAAAAGAGGAGGTTACGTTGCCAAAGACAACAAAGCGTGTACGGGAAAGTCCTGCTCTGGAGCCTGATGAGCCTGAAAAACTTACACCTAAAAGGGCAAAAATACAG GATACGAGGGGCACCCGGACTGAGGCAGAGGAGGAAAGCTCTTCAGAAAGCCGTAGTGCTCAGGATGATGGTAGTGACACCAAAGACATTGATCAGGACAACCGCAGTTCCTCTCCCAGCATTCCCAGCCCTCAACAGGGTAATGAGAGTGACTCCGACTCCTCTGCCCAGCCAAACGGGATCCCATCAGAGCCTGTTGCTCCTGCTCCTGTTTTGGCTGACACACCTGTCCCACAGGCCGTCTCCTCTCAGGTCACTACAATTGCTCTACAGCCAACACAAACCATGCCCTCAGCTAATCCAGCTCAAAGCCCCTCTCCACCCTCTCCAGACCCTCCTCAGCCAGCCACTGGTCAGACATCCTCCACTGCAGGGGGAAGCAGCCGATCACCGCCTTCCACTCACACTCTCTCTGGTCCACGGCCTCATCCATCAGCACTGGGTCAGGAGGCTCCGCTTTCTCCAGCATTTCATATCCCACCTGCTCTCAATTCTACACAGCCACATGGGTCATCTCAGACCCCACAACGTCCCCCACCcttctttaaagaaacacaactcCCCCAGCCTCCTCTTACTGGTCCCCAAATCAAGCCTCCACCCACCACCCCTATTCCACCTTCACACAAACAGCTGCCACATCCATCAGCTGCACCTTTCCCACAGATGCCCTCTAATTTGCCCCCTCCTCCTGCTCTAAAGCCCCTCAATTCTCTGCCAAACCAGCATCCTCCAGgtgcccctcctcctcctcttcagctcaTGCCACATCCTTTGCCAGCTCATTCACTCCCAGCTCAACTACCAGTGATCTCTAAGGCACCAACCCACTCTGGGAAAGGCACATCCTCTTCCCACCCACAAGCCACAGCCTCCCTTCCTCTCACCTCTGTCACATCATCCACTGTCGGCCCTGCCCCAAGTCTTCAGCCATCCTGCCCACCTCTTCCCGTGAGACCCTCATCGAACGCCGCTCCGATGGGATCGCAAGTTCCAATTAAAGAAGAGCCACTAGATGAGATAGAAGAGGCTGAAAGTCCCCTGTCTCCACCTCGAAGCCCCTCACCAGAGCCCACCATTGTCAACATGGCAAGCCATGCCAGCCAGTCTGCACA gtttATCAAACACTTTGATCGTGGCTACAATTCATGTGCAAGGACAGACCTTTTCTTTACTCCACTGTTGTCCTCCAAGCTGGCCAGGAAAAGGGAGGAGGCTACTGAACGGTCTAGGAGAGAGCCTGAGCTCAGTGCTCGACACGAAcgtgaaagagaaaaagaaagggagCGAGAAAGGGAGACCGATAGAAGCGCT AGAGCCTCCAGTTCCTCACATGAAAGTCGCATTAATGAAGTGCAAATGGTGGCTCAGAGCCACGGACGACCCTCCTTTGAACAGCCACCCACCACTGTAGCAGCCGTGCCGCCCTACATTGGCCCAGACACACCAGCCCTGCGCACCCTGAGTGACTACGCTCGCCCCCATGTCATGTCTCCCACTAATCGCAACCATCCTTTCTATGTGTCCCTGAGTCCTGGCGACCCGATGCTGGCATACCACATGCCTGGCCTGTACACTGCTGAGCCCAGCCTCAGGGAGCGTGAGCTGAGAAACCTCAGAGAAAGAGAGCTCCGTGAAAGGATGAAGCCTGGCTTTGAAGTTAAACCCCCAGACCTGGAAACTTTGCACCCCTCAACCAATCCTATGGAGCACTTTGCCAGACATGGAGCGCTAGGTCTTCCCCACATACCTGGGCCTCCCCACCCATTTGCTCCTTTCCATCCTGGGCTGAATCATCTAGAGCGTGAGAGGATGGTGCTGGCAGGGCATCAGCTGCGACCAGAGTTGAGTTATGCTGAGCGGCTCACTGCAGAGCGGCTTCATGCTGAGAGGATGGCTTCTGTAGCAACTGACCCTGCTGCCCGGCTGCAGATGCTCAATGTGACGCCTCACCATCACCAACACTCTCACATTCActcccacctccacctgcaCCAACAAGATCCCCTCAGTCAAG GTTCAAGCCCTCATCCTCTCGTGGACCCATTGGCAACAGGGCCGCGTTTGGCCCGATTCCCCTTCCCTGGTGCCCCACTCCCTAATCCTTTACTCAGTGAACTGCCTCATGACCACGAGATGCTGCGCCACCCACTGTTTG GAGCTGCATATCCACGAGAGCTGCAGGGTCCAATTCCCCAGATGTCTGCCTCGCATCAGCTCCAGGCCATGCATGCTCagtctgcagagctgcagaggaTGGCAATGGAGCAGCAGTGGCTTCATGGGCATCACCTGCATGGAGGCCCCATTCCCAGTCAGGAAGATTATTACAG
- the rereb gene encoding arginine-glutamic acid dipeptide repeats protein isoform X3 — MDDLFSPRRSLNSTQGEIRVGPSHQAKLPELQPRPAPAPQTQTEKEELMWTPGVNDCDLLMYLRAARSMAAFAGMCDGGSTEDGCLAASRDDTTLNALNMLHASHYDAAKALQRLVKKPLPKLIEKFWSEDDLKRFIKGLRQYGKNFFRIRKDFLPTKKTGELITFYYHWKKTPEAAGTRAYRQQRRQPSSRKAKTRSAPAPDNISSRNYSAVDASSASEDDLDSEDSEQEIKSCSHCGTTSSKDWHQAGRDSRLLCTSCRTYENKHGCLPPAPKSASGSFLFKPVKAEEEVNSKHGMRTRRSRAPLSSLRSGHRRLTGSPTREDQQSCNQPSLSGAISNSLRSSSMDNKNDSTKRTNKKIKEEVTLPKTTKRVRESPALEPDEPEKLTPKRAKIQDTRGTRTEAEEESSSESRSAQDDGSDTKDIDQDNRSSSPSIPSPQQGNESDSDSSAQPNGIPSEPVAPAPVLADTPVPQAVSSQVTTIALQPTQTMPSANPAQSPSPPSPDPPQPATGQTSSTAGGSSRSPPSTHTLSGPRPHPSALGQEAPLSPAFHIPPALNSTQPHGSSQTPQRPPPFFKETQLPQPPLTGPQIKPPPTTPIPPSHKQLPHPSAAPFPQMPSNLPPPPALKPLNSLPNQHPPGAPPPPLQLMPHPLPAHSLPAQLPVISKAPTHSGKGTSSSHPQATASLPLTSVTSSTVGPAPSLQPSCPPLPVRPSSNAAPMGSQVPIKEEPLDEIEEAESPLSPPRSPSPEPTIVNMASHASQSAQFIKHFDRGYNSCARTDLFFTPLLSSKLARKREEATERSRREPELSARHEREREKERERERETDRSARASSSSHESRINEVQMVAQSHGRPSFEQPPTTVAAVPPYIGPDTPALRTLSDYARPHVMSPTNRNHPFYVSLSPGDPMLAYHMPGLYTAEPSLRERELRNLRERELRERMKPGFEVKPPDLETLHPSTNPMEHFARHGALGLPHIPGPPHPFAPFHPGLNHLERERMVLAGHQLRPELSYAERLTAERLHAERMASVATDPAARLQMLNVTPHHHQHSHIHSHLHLHQQDPLSQGSSPHPLVDPLATGPRLARFPFPGAPLPNPLLSELPHDHEMLRHPLFGAAYPRELQGPIPQMSASHQLQAMHAQSAELQRMAMEQQWLHGHHLHGGPIPSQEDYYSRLKKEGDKPS; from the exons ATGGACGACCTGTTCAGTCCGCGCAG AAGCCTCAACAGCACACAGGGTGAGATAAGAGTGGGACCAAGCCATCAG GCTAAGCTCCCAGAGTTGCAGCCGCGACCTGCACCTGCCCCACAGACTCAAACAGAGAAGGAGGAGCTCATGTGGACGCCTGGAGTCAATGACTGTGACCTTCTCATGTACCTCAGAGCAGCCAG GAGTATGGCAGCATTTGCTGGGATGTGTGATGGTGGCTCTACGGAGGATGGATGTTTAGCAGCCTCCCGTGATGACACCACGCTCAACGCTCTCAACATG CTCCATGCAAGCCATTATGATGCTGCAAAAGCTCTCCAACGTCTGGTCAAGAAGCCATTACCAAAACTTATTGAAAAATTCTGGTCAGAAGATGATCTG AAACGCTTCATCAAAGGCCTGAGACAATATGGAAAAAATTTCTTTCGCATTCGGAAAGACTTTCTGCCCACCAAAAAGACT GGAGAGCTCATCACTTTTTATTACCACTGGAAGAAAACGCCAGAGGCCGCAGGAACAAGAGCTTATCGACAGCAACGCCGCCAGCCGTCCTCTCGTAAAGCAAAGACTCGCTCTGCGCCAGCTCCTGACAACATTTCCTCTCGAAATTACTCAG CAGTGGATGCAAGTTCTGCCAGCGAGGATGATCTTGACAGTGAAGACAGCGAACAGGAAATCAAGAGCTGTAGCCACTGTGGTACAACAA GCTCAAAGGATTGGCATCAGGCTGGAAGAGACAGCCGCTTGCTCTGCACGAGTTGTCGCACATATGAGAACAAACATGGATGTCTGCCGCCAGCTCCAAAATCTGCAAGCGGTTCATTCCTGTTCAAACCTGTTAAAGCGGAAGAAGAGGTGAACAGCAAGCATGGCATGAGGACTCGTCGTAGCAGAGCACCT TTGTCATCTTTAAGAAGTGGCCACAGGAGGCTCACAGGCTCTCCTACCAGGGAAGATCAGCAGTCCTGTAATCAGCCCTCCCTAAGTGGAGCAATCTCTAATTCTCTGAGATCATCTTCCATGGATAATAAGAATGACTCCACAAAGAGAACAAATAAG AAGATAAAAGAGGAGGTTACGTTGCCAAAGACAACAAAGCGTGTACGGGAAAGTCCTGCTCTGGAGCCTGATGAGCCTGAAAAACTTACACCTAAAAGGGCAAAAATACAG GATACGAGGGGCACCCGGACTGAGGCAGAGGAGGAAAGCTCTTCAGAAAGCCGTAGTGCTCAGGATGATGGTAGTGACACCAAAGACATTGATCAGGACAACCGCAGTTCCTCTCCCAGCATTCCCAGCCCTCAACAGGGTAATGAGAGTGACTCCGACTCCTCTGCCCAGCCAAACGGGATCCCATCAGAGCCTGTTGCTCCTGCTCCTGTTTTGGCTGACACACCTGTCCCACAGGCCGTCTCCTCTCAGGTCACTACAATTGCTCTACAGCCAACACAAACCATGCCCTCAGCTAATCCAGCTCAAAGCCCCTCTCCACCCTCTCCAGACCCTCCTCAGCCAGCCACTGGTCAGACATCCTCCACTGCAGGGGGAAGCAGCCGATCACCGCCTTCCACTCACACTCTCTCTGGTCCACGGCCTCATCCATCAGCACTGGGTCAGGAGGCTCCGCTTTCTCCAGCATTTCATATCCCACCTGCTCTCAATTCTACACAGCCACATGGGTCATCTCAGACCCCACAACGTCCCCCACCcttctttaaagaaacacaactcCCCCAGCCTCCTCTTACTGGTCCCCAAATCAAGCCTCCACCCACCACCCCTATTCCACCTTCACACAAACAGCTGCCACATCCATCAGCTGCACCTTTCCCACAGATGCCCTCTAATTTGCCCCCTCCTCCTGCTCTAAAGCCCCTCAATTCTCTGCCAAACCAGCATCCTCCAGgtgcccctcctcctcctcttcagctcaTGCCACATCCTTTGCCAGCTCATTCACTCCCAGCTCAACTACCAGTGATCTCTAAGGCACCAACCCACTCTGGGAAAGGCACATCCTCTTCCCACCCACAAGCCACAGCCTCCCTTCCTCTCACCTCTGTCACATCATCCACTGTCGGCCCTGCCCCAAGTCTTCAGCCATCCTGCCCACCTCTTCCCGTGAGACCCTCATCGAACGCCGCTCCGATGGGATCGCAAGTTCCAATTAAAGAAGAGCCACTAGATGAGATAGAAGAGGCTGAAAGTCCCCTGTCTCCACCTCGAAGCCCCTCACCAGAGCCCACCATTGTCAACATGGCAAGCCATGCCAGCCAGTCTGCACA gtttATCAAACACTTTGATCGTGGCTACAATTCATGTGCAAGGACAGACCTTTTCTTTACTCCACTGTTGTCCTCCAAGCTGGCCAGGAAAAGGGAGGAGGCTACTGAACGGTCTAGGAGAGAGCCTGAGCTCAGTGCTCGACACGAAcgtgaaagagaaaaagaaagggagCGAGAAAGGGAGACCGATAGAAGCGCT AGAGCCTCCAGTTCCTCACATGAAAGTCGCATTAATGAAGTGCAAATGGTGGCTCAGAGCCACGGACGACCCTCCTTTGAACAGCCACCCACCACTGTAGCAGCCGTGCCGCCCTACATTGGCCCAGACACACCAGCCCTGCGCACCCTGAGTGACTACGCTCGCCCCCATGTCATGTCTCCCACTAATCGCAACCATCCTTTCTATGTGTCCCTGAGTCCTGGCGACCCGATGCTGGCATACCACATGCCTGGCCTGTACACTGCTGAGCCCAGCCTCAGGGAGCGTGAGCTGAGAAACCTCAGAGAAAGAGAGCTCCGTGAAAGGATGAAGCCTGGCTTTGAAGTTAAACCCCCAGACCTGGAAACTTTGCACCCCTCAACCAATCCTATGGAGCACTTTGCCAGACATGGAGCGCTAGGTCTTCCCCACATACCTGGGCCTCCCCACCCATTTGCTCCTTTCCATCCTGGGCTGAATCATCTAGAGCGTGAGAGGATGGTGCTGGCAGGGCATCAGCTGCGACCAGAGTTGAGTTATGCTGAGCGGCTCACTGCAGAGCGGCTTCATGCTGAGAGGATGGCTTCTGTAGCAACTGACCCTGCTGCCCGGCTGCAGATGCTCAATGTGACGCCTCACCATCACCAACACTCTCACATTCActcccacctccacctgcaCCAACAAGATCCCCTCAGTCAAG GTTCAAGCCCTCATCCTCTCGTGGACCCATTGGCAACAGGGCCGCGTTTGGCCCGATTCCCCTTCCCTGGTGCCCCACTCCCTAATCCTTTACTCAGTGAACTGCCTCATGACCACGAGATGCTGCGCCACCCACTGTTTG GAGCTGCATATCCACGAGAGCTGCAGGGTCCAATTCCCCAGATGTCTGCCTCGCATCAGCTCCAGGCCATGCATGCTCagtctgcagagctgcagaggaTGGCAATGGAGCAGCAGTGGCTTCATGGGCATCACCTGCATGGAGGCCCCATTCCCAGTCAGGAAGATTATTACAG
- the rereb gene encoding arginine-glutamic acid dipeptide repeats protein isoform X2, with amino-acid sequence MDDLFSPRRSLNSTQGEIRVGPSHQAKLPELQPRPAPAPQTQTEKEELMWTPGVNDCDLLMYLRAARSMAAFAGMCDGGSTEDGCLAASRDDTTLNALNMLHASHYDAAKALQRLVKKPLPKLIEKFWSEDDLKRFIKGLRQYGKNFFRIRKDFLPTKKTGELITFYYHWKKTPEAAGTRAYRQQRRQPSSRKAKTRSAPAPDNISSRNYSVDASSASEDDLDSEDSEQEIKSCSHCGTTSSKDWHQAGRDSRLLCTSCRTYENKHGCLPPAPKSASGSFLFKPVKAEEEVNSKHGMRTRRSRAPQLSSLRSGHRRLTGSPTREDQQSCNQPSLSGAISNSLRSSSMDNKNDSTKRTNKKIKEEVTLPKTTKRVRESPALEPDEPEKLTPKRAKIQDTRGTRTEAEEESSSESRSAQDDGSDTKDIDQDNRSSSPSIPSPQQGNESDSDSSAQPNGIPSEPVAPAPVLADTPVPQAVSSQVTTIALQPTQTMPSANPAQSPSPPSPDPPQPATGQTSSTAGGSSRSPPSTHTLSGPRPHPSALGQEAPLSPAFHIPPALNSTQPHGSSQTPQRPPPFFKETQLPQPPLTGPQIKPPPTTPIPPSHKQLPHPSAAPFPQMPSNLPPPPALKPLNSLPNQHPPGAPPPPLQLMPHPLPAHSLPAQLPVISKAPTHSGKGTSSSHPQATASLPLTSVTSSTVGPAPSLQPSCPPLPVRPSSNAAPMGSQVPIKEEPLDEIEEAESPLSPPRSPSPEPTIVNMASHASQSAQFIKHFDRGYNSCARTDLFFTPLLSSKLARKREEATERSRREPELSARHEREREKERERERETDRSARASSSSHESRINEVQMVAQSHGRPSFEQPPTTVAAVPPYIGPDTPALRTLSDYARPHVMSPTNRNHPFYVSLSPGDPMLAYHMPGLYTAEPSLRERELRNLRERELRERMKPGFEVKPPDLETLHPSTNPMEHFARHGALGLPHIPGPPHPFAPFHPGLNHLERERMVLAGHQLRPELSYAERLTAERLHAERMASVATDPAARLQMLNVTPHHHQHSHIHSHLHLHQQDPLSQGSSPHPLVDPLATGPRLARFPFPGAPLPNPLLSELPHDHEMLRHPLFGAAYPRELQGPIPQMSASHQLQAMHAQSAELQRMAMEQQWLHGHHLHGGPIPSQEDYYSRLKKEGDKPS; translated from the exons ATGGACGACCTGTTCAGTCCGCGCAG AAGCCTCAACAGCACACAGGGTGAGATAAGAGTGGGACCAAGCCATCAG GCTAAGCTCCCAGAGTTGCAGCCGCGACCTGCACCTGCCCCACAGACTCAAACAGAGAAGGAGGAGCTCATGTGGACGCCTGGAGTCAATGACTGTGACCTTCTCATGTACCTCAGAGCAGCCAG GAGTATGGCAGCATTTGCTGGGATGTGTGATGGTGGCTCTACGGAGGATGGATGTTTAGCAGCCTCCCGTGATGACACCACGCTCAACGCTCTCAACATG CTCCATGCAAGCCATTATGATGCTGCAAAAGCTCTCCAACGTCTGGTCAAGAAGCCATTACCAAAACTTATTGAAAAATTCTGGTCAGAAGATGATCTG AAACGCTTCATCAAAGGCCTGAGACAATATGGAAAAAATTTCTTTCGCATTCGGAAAGACTTTCTGCCCACCAAAAAGACT GGAGAGCTCATCACTTTTTATTACCACTGGAAGAAAACGCCAGAGGCCGCAGGAACAAGAGCTTATCGACAGCAACGCCGCCAGCCGTCCTCTCGTAAAGCAAAGACTCGCTCTGCGCCAGCTCCTGACAACATTTCCTCTCGAAATTACTCAG TGGATGCAAGTTCTGCCAGCGAGGATGATCTTGACAGTGAAGACAGCGAACAGGAAATCAAGAGCTGTAGCCACTGTGGTACAACAA GCTCAAAGGATTGGCATCAGGCTGGAAGAGACAGCCGCTTGCTCTGCACGAGTTGTCGCACATATGAGAACAAACATGGATGTCTGCCGCCAGCTCCAAAATCTGCAAGCGGTTCATTCCTGTTCAAACCTGTTAAAGCGGAAGAAGAGGTGAACAGCAAGCATGGCATGAGGACTCGTCGTAGCAGAGCACCT CAGTTGTCATCTTTAAGAAGTGGCCACAGGAGGCTCACAGGCTCTCCTACCAGGGAAGATCAGCAGTCCTGTAATCAGCCCTCCCTAAGTGGAGCAATCTCTAATTCTCTGAGATCATCTTCCATGGATAATAAGAATGACTCCACAAAGAGAACAAATAAG AAGATAAAAGAGGAGGTTACGTTGCCAAAGACAACAAAGCGTGTACGGGAAAGTCCTGCTCTGGAGCCTGATGAGCCTGAAAAACTTACACCTAAAAGGGCAAAAATACAG GATACGAGGGGCACCCGGACTGAGGCAGAGGAGGAAAGCTCTTCAGAAAGCCGTAGTGCTCAGGATGATGGTAGTGACACCAAAGACATTGATCAGGACAACCGCAGTTCCTCTCCCAGCATTCCCAGCCCTCAACAGGGTAATGAGAGTGACTCCGACTCCTCTGCCCAGCCAAACGGGATCCCATCAGAGCCTGTTGCTCCTGCTCCTGTTTTGGCTGACACACCTGTCCCACAGGCCGTCTCCTCTCAGGTCACTACAATTGCTCTACAGCCAACACAAACCATGCCCTCAGCTAATCCAGCTCAAAGCCCCTCTCCACCCTCTCCAGACCCTCCTCAGCCAGCCACTGGTCAGACATCCTCCACTGCAGGGGGAAGCAGCCGATCACCGCCTTCCACTCACACTCTCTCTGGTCCACGGCCTCATCCATCAGCACTGGGTCAGGAGGCTCCGCTTTCTCCAGCATTTCATATCCCACCTGCTCTCAATTCTACACAGCCACATGGGTCATCTCAGACCCCACAACGTCCCCCACCcttctttaaagaaacacaactcCCCCAGCCTCCTCTTACTGGTCCCCAAATCAAGCCTCCACCCACCACCCCTATTCCACCTTCACACAAACAGCTGCCACATCCATCAGCTGCACCTTTCCCACAGATGCCCTCTAATTTGCCCCCTCCTCCTGCTCTAAAGCCCCTCAATTCTCTGCCAAACCAGCATCCTCCAGgtgcccctcctcctcctcttcagctcaTGCCACATCCTTTGCCAGCTCATTCACTCCCAGCTCAACTACCAGTGATCTCTAAGGCACCAACCCACTCTGGGAAAGGCACATCCTCTTCCCACCCACAAGCCACAGCCTCCCTTCCTCTCACCTCTGTCACATCATCCACTGTCGGCCCTGCCCCAAGTCTTCAGCCATCCTGCCCACCTCTTCCCGTGAGACCCTCATCGAACGCCGCTCCGATGGGATCGCAAGTTCCAATTAAAGAAGAGCCACTAGATGAGATAGAAGAGGCTGAAAGTCCCCTGTCTCCACCTCGAAGCCCCTCACCAGAGCCCACCATTGTCAACATGGCAAGCCATGCCAGCCAGTCTGCACA gtttATCAAACACTTTGATCGTGGCTACAATTCATGTGCAAGGACAGACCTTTTCTTTACTCCACTGTTGTCCTCCAAGCTGGCCAGGAAAAGGGAGGAGGCTACTGAACGGTCTAGGAGAGAGCCTGAGCTCAGTGCTCGACACGAAcgtgaaagagaaaaagaaagggagCGAGAAAGGGAGACCGATAGAAGCGCT AGAGCCTCCAGTTCCTCACATGAAAGTCGCATTAATGAAGTGCAAATGGTGGCTCAGAGCCACGGACGACCCTCCTTTGAACAGCCACCCACCACTGTAGCAGCCGTGCCGCCCTACATTGGCCCAGACACACCAGCCCTGCGCACCCTGAGTGACTACGCTCGCCCCCATGTCATGTCTCCCACTAATCGCAACCATCCTTTCTATGTGTCCCTGAGTCCTGGCGACCCGATGCTGGCATACCACATGCCTGGCCTGTACACTGCTGAGCCCAGCCTCAGGGAGCGTGAGCTGAGAAACCTCAGAGAAAGAGAGCTCCGTGAAAGGATGAAGCCTGGCTTTGAAGTTAAACCCCCAGACCTGGAAACTTTGCACCCCTCAACCAATCCTATGGAGCACTTTGCCAGACATGGAGCGCTAGGTCTTCCCCACATACCTGGGCCTCCCCACCCATTTGCTCCTTTCCATCCTGGGCTGAATCATCTAGAGCGTGAGAGGATGGTGCTGGCAGGGCATCAGCTGCGACCAGAGTTGAGTTATGCTGAGCGGCTCACTGCAGAGCGGCTTCATGCTGAGAGGATGGCTTCTGTAGCAACTGACCCTGCTGCCCGGCTGCAGATGCTCAATGTGACGCCTCACCATCACCAACACTCTCACATTCActcccacctccacctgcaCCAACAAGATCCCCTCAGTCAAG GTTCAAGCCCTCATCCTCTCGTGGACCCATTGGCAACAGGGCCGCGTTTGGCCCGATTCCCCTTCCCTGGTGCCCCACTCCCTAATCCTTTACTCAGTGAACTGCCTCATGACCACGAGATGCTGCGCCACCCACTGTTTG GAGCTGCATATCCACGAGAGCTGCAGGGTCCAATTCCCCAGATGTCTGCCTCGCATCAGCTCCAGGCCATGCATGCTCagtctgcagagctgcagaggaTGGCAATGGAGCAGCAGTGGCTTCATGGGCATCACCTGCATGGAGGCCCCATTCCCAGTCAGGAAGATTATTACAG